Proteins encoded in a region of the Flavobacterium sp. MDT1-60 genome:
- a CDS encoding triple tyrosine motif-containing protein, with translation MTKFIIRILVLTISLLPSIVNAQIKKIGVPFITNYNPKTYKAASENCDLVQDSKGMMFFANHFGIMQFDGVRWNIVTQPENKSMVRSLAIDKKDKMYVGAQGDFGYAVQLPNGQYKYTSLVKLLPASAKNFGDVLHTVIRNNEVIFFSNEAIFIYRKNKIKVIQSPAKFDAFFEIGKVIYVSDNARGLLKLENGTLVTIPNSMQFIGLKIRKIFDTKDGLVLLTQKNGLFTYKKNELKPFVTKADALLKQNQISTAILLSDGYFGIGTRQSGLIVLDSAGNLIQHINKQMGLQNEYVTNLKVDVAGSLWVTLKEGVSLIQISSPLSKILDASSSETKIYCSKIYQNKLYIATDNGVFWMDWEDYKKDQHKNVHFQHISGMSENVWNIGVFGNSLLAFEKNGIFEIKGNSAQLLAKTDGAWQGVIVPNHADLLLVGGYNGLYLLKKINNSWVFQHKIKGFEESSRVIETDAAGNIWIAHGYKGIYKLKFNKTFDTVLNIQFYNQEAGFPSSLFLNTFKINNQILFGTTKGVYKQNSAQNKMIPDPVFRKYLGMQNHIRLLKEDHQNNIWYVSGENTGKMSQKTGGNFDVEELPFRKLRYLYVPGFENIQTTTNGDVFFGTQDGLIHYNKMKTKSYQFKYKAVISEVKCIFPKDSLLFSSRYDVLSTNIKSDEKVFCPDLPYSNNALHFSFASLCYDEADATKYEYWLEGFEPKWSEWSLQTEKEYTNLPENEYIFHVRAKNIYDVVSEEAVFKFEVLPPWYRTTWAYILYLVLFGVLIYAIIKYQKNLAERDREQLILNQEKELLRNRAELNEQKLTLEQENMVIMRENLEATINLKNAKVASNTVNLIHLNKILLSIKELIGQIDKKNDSNTNFSLLTKINRIIDHELQGDQHWNEFEEIFNQLHDNFMQRLKTKFPELTPRDMRLCAYLRMNFNTKEIAPLLGISVRGVEDTRYRIRKKLQLPSDANITEFILNF, from the coding sequence ATGACGAAATTTATAATTAGAATTTTAGTTCTGACAATATCTCTTTTGCCTTCAATTGTTAACGCTCAAATTAAGAAAATTGGAGTCCCTTTTATCACAAATTACAATCCGAAAACGTATAAAGCAGCTTCAGAAAACTGTGATCTTGTACAAGATTCAAAAGGCATGATGTTTTTTGCCAATCATTTTGGTATTATGCAGTTTGATGGCGTACGATGGAACATCGTTACACAGCCGGAAAATAAAAGCATGGTTCGTTCTCTGGCCATCGACAAAAAGGATAAAATGTATGTGGGCGCTCAGGGTGATTTTGGTTATGCCGTGCAATTGCCCAACGGACAATATAAATACACTTCTCTGGTAAAATTACTTCCCGCTTCAGCCAAAAATTTTGGTGATGTTTTACATACCGTTATCCGTAATAACGAAGTCATATTTTTTTCTAATGAAGCGATTTTTATTTATAGGAAAAACAAAATCAAAGTAATACAATCTCCCGCTAAATTTGATGCGTTTTTTGAAATCGGCAAAGTAATCTATGTTTCAGATAATGCGAGAGGATTATTAAAACTGGAAAATGGAACTTTGGTTACAATTCCTAATAGCATGCAATTTATCGGATTGAAGATCAGGAAAATCTTTGATACAAAAGACGGTTTAGTGCTTCTGACGCAAAAAAATGGACTTTTTACATACAAAAAAAACGAGCTAAAACCTTTTGTTACCAAAGCTGATGCTTTACTTAAGCAAAATCAAATCTCAACAGCTATTTTACTTTCTGATGGCTATTTCGGAATTGGGACGCGCCAATCGGGGTTGATAGTTCTGGATAGTGCAGGAAATCTTATTCAGCATATTAATAAACAAATGGGTTTGCAGAACGAATATGTTACCAATCTGAAAGTAGATGTCGCTGGTAGTTTGTGGGTAACTTTAAAAGAAGGGGTTTCATTGATTCAGATTTCATCTCCTTTGTCCAAAATATTGGATGCTTCAAGTTCTGAAACCAAAATATACTGCAGTAAAATCTATCAGAACAAACTCTACATTGCGACGGATAATGGCGTTTTTTGGATGGACTGGGAGGATTATAAAAAGGATCAGCATAAAAACGTACACTTCCAACATATTTCGGGAATGTCTGAAAATGTATGGAATATTGGTGTTTTTGGGAATTCGCTTTTGGCTTTTGAAAAAAACGGGATCTTCGAAATAAAAGGCAATTCGGCTCAATTATTAGCCAAGACTGATGGTGCCTGGCAAGGTGTGATTGTTCCGAATCATGCTGATTTATTATTAGTTGGCGGTTATAACGGATTATATTTATTAAAGAAAATAAATAACTCCTGGGTCTTTCAGCATAAAATAAAAGGATTTGAAGAAAGCAGCAGGGTAATTGAAACGGATGCAGCAGGAAATATCTGGATCGCTCACGGTTATAAAGGAATTTATAAACTAAAATTCAATAAAACCTTTGATACCGTTTTAAATATTCAGTTTTACAATCAGGAAGCTGGTTTTCCGTCGAGTTTGTTTTTGAATACTTTCAAGATAAATAATCAAATACTTTTTGGAACAACAAAAGGGGTTTACAAACAAAATTCGGCTCAAAACAAAATGATTCCGGATCCTGTTTTCAGAAAATATCTTGGAATGCAAAATCATATTCGTTTGCTAAAAGAGGATCATCAAAATAATATCTGGTACGTTTCTGGAGAAAATACCGGAAAAATGAGTCAAAAAACAGGAGGCAATTTTGATGTGGAAGAATTGCCCTTTAGGAAATTGAGATACTTATATGTCCCAGGTTTTGAAAATATTCAAACCACAACAAACGGAGATGTATTTTTTGGAACCCAGGACGGTTTGATTCATTATAATAAGATGAAAACTAAAAGTTATCAGTTTAAATATAAAGCGGTTATTTCAGAGGTTAAATGCATTTTTCCGAAAGACAGTCTGTTGTTTTCAAGTCGATATGATGTACTTTCCACAAATATAAAATCAGATGAGAAAGTATTTTGTCCGGATTTACCCTATTCGAATAACGCCTTGCATTTTTCGTTTGCATCACTTTGTTATGATGAAGCCGATGCTACGAAATACGAATATTGGCTGGAAGGTTTTGAACCCAAATGGTCAGAATGGAGTCTTCAGACCGAAAAAGAATATACCAATTTGCCTGAAAATGAATATATTTTTCATGTAAGGGCAAAAAATATATACGATGTTGTAAGTGAAGAAGCCGTTTTTAAATTCGAAGTTTTGCCGCCTTGGTACAGAACCACCTGGGCTTATATTTTGTATTTAGTACTTTTTGGAGTTTTGATTTATGCGATTATCAAATACCAAAAAAACCTGGCAGAACGCGATCGCGAACAATTAATACTGAATCAGGAAAAAGAATTGTTGAGAAATCGTGCCGAATTAAATGAGCAGAAATTAACCTTGGAACAGGAAAATATGGTCATTATGAGGGAAAACCTCGAAGCTACTATTAATCTTAAAAATGCTAAAGTAGCTTCGAATACGGTGAATCTCATCCATTTAAATAAAATACTGCTTTCTATTAAAGAGCTTATTGGTCAGATTGATAAGAAAAATGATTCCAATACTAATTTCAGTTTGCTGACCAAAATAAACCGGATAATCGATCATGAACTTCAGGGAGATCAGCATTGGAATGAGTTTGAAGAAATCTTTAATCAGCTTCATGATAATTTTATGCAGCGTTTAAAAACGAAATTTCCGGAATTGACTCCTCGCGATATGCGATTGTGTGCTTATTTGCGAATGAATTTCAATACTAAAGAAATTGCCCCACTTTTAGGAATCTCCGTAAGAGGCGTTGAAGACACCCGTTACCGAATTCGTAAAAAATTACAACTTCCGTCAGATGCTAACATTACGGAGTTTATTCTTAATTTTTAA
- a CDS encoding HAD family phosphatase, translating to MEVKCIIFDCDGVLVDTEKIGNGILLSMAAEHGFEMKIEDAYRDFNGRNLKECFQHIETAIDKKLPDSFENEYREKSFEAFKTQVKPMEGVVAFIEKLKIPYCVASSGPVEKIRLNLEVAGLLDKFEGKIFSSYQIKSWKPEPGIFLFAAKEMGFEVKDCIVLEDSKAGVKAGISGGFKVYGFANGYNNEDLEIEGAILFHTYEELSSLLGI from the coding sequence ATGGAAGTTAAGTGTATTATTTTCGATTGTGACGGAGTTCTTGTAGATACAGAAAAAATAGGGAACGGAATTCTGCTGTCAATGGCTGCGGAACATGGTTTCGAAATGAAAATTGAAGATGCATATCGCGATTTTAATGGTCGTAATTTAAAAGAATGTTTTCAGCATATAGAAACTGCAATCGATAAAAAACTTCCGGATAGTTTTGAGAATGAATACCGGGAAAAAAGCTTTGAGGCTTTCAAAACACAGGTGAAACCGATGGAAGGCGTTGTCGCATTTATCGAAAAATTAAAAATTCCGTATTGTGTAGCTTCGAGTGGTCCCGTTGAAAAAATCAGATTAAATCTTGAAGTAGCTGGTTTATTAGACAAGTTTGAAGGTAAAATATTCAGTTCCTACCAAATAAAAAGCTGGAAACCAGAACCGGGAATATTTTTGTTTGCCGCAAAAGAAATGGGTTTTGAGGTAAAGGATTGTATTGTTCTCGAAGACAGCAAGGCAGGAGTAAAAGCAGGCATTAGCGGCGGTTTTAAAGTGTACGGTTTTGCCAACGGATACAACAACGAAGACTTAGAAATTGAAGGAGCGATTCTCTTTCATACGTACGAAGAGCTAAGCAGTTTGCTTGGGATTTAG
- a CDS encoding family 16 glycosylhydrolase: protein MKQKDSFFGRPPGNNYYFLKRCAILILFFLTPFLKLQAQCNTLIWSDEFNGTTVDLTKWQSISGNGCPSLCGFGNGEAQRYDPNQATIVKEGTNSYLNIQAKYEPNASFPQQPYSSAKLTTEGKYAVKYGRIEARMKLSSGMGAWPAFWMLPAGTSNWPFTGEIDIMEAKHRNPQSIDGTIHYDGGGYHYTGRSYSSPTDLSTEFHVYAVEWGPNSIKWFIDGNLFHTATPNTTVNGGWPFNDQQFYIILNLAVGSVGTPYTSVNGAGVEPIPADFPAKLQVDYVRVYSGSFTYGVIGDAKVYHNETGKTYSINAIAGGTYNWTVPAGATITSGQGTNTITVNWGTSGGDVAVATTVSGCAANTYKLAVTTEAPLPVERIHEDFQSNRNIVYGNKTGVLTEAVANPSATGINTSASVGKYVRNASELYDVLNIKNVTISNANDYVYGRKKLSFDIYTSAPVGTKISMQLENSLVTTATNFPSGRHSGYKATTTVQNKWETIEFEFEKVIDPNTSALTINNVVFLFESNSNSGATYYFDNLLTKAAPEKPIIATDVLQNYDGINKIIKGTTTGTYTVVANPGANSVNSSANVARYVRNVTEQYDVLFFNTQSTIEDAGLLKNQTNKIMIDVYTSAPIGTVVSLNLENSATSLPANFPTGRNSNYVAITTKQNQWETLTFYYNSSPDAGTSNLAINQMVILANSGSYTSDTYYFDNIRIGSTKLPDTFTPGVVYEDYQTVHNITFRDAIGTYTPNTANPNASGINTSSNVGKYVRKATELYDNFSFNTTLTNIGDFKAGTKKFAMDVYTSAPVGSIISWQAESSASIPSNYPVGRHSIYQGVVKQSNAWHTVTFTYASSPDASTLDSEVNRFVFLLEPGTSSGNTYYFDNLRALNLVSTENPPATLPAPWVSTDLGAVTPAGEATHASGTFTIKGSGNDIWETSDQFQFVNQPITGDAEIIAKVNSLTNTNTYAKAGVMFRETLTPTSKHAMTDVSAAAGVEFLSRDAVSGITTASVAAGTAPKWIRIVRSGNIFTSYTSDNGTTWTQLGSPRTIAMASTIYVGMAVTSHANGTLATGVFSDVIVRNITAPTNTNLALAKTTTASTEENATYSSAKATDGDAGTRWASSFANTSEWIYVDLGSNYNINRVVLKWEAAFATQYKIQISTDNVFTENETVNTQTASDGGTDDLAVSGTGRYIRILCNTKALTPYGYSLFEIEAYGAASTAKKAAVALEDTQVIATEFVMYPNPASNYIQLSIPEKLDNKVITIYNESGTLLLDKKLDADVNESQIDISQFKRGIYILNFKSDQKSWSKKLIKQ, encoded by the coding sequence ATGAAACAAAAAGACTCTTTTTTCGGCCGACCACCGGGAAACAATTATTATTTTTTAAAAAGGTGTGCCATTCTGATACTATTTTTTCTTACACCTTTTCTTAAACTTCAGGCACAATGCAACACTTTAATTTGGTCTGATGAGTTTAACGGAACAACTGTAGATTTAACCAAATGGCAAAGTATTTCCGGAAACGGCTGTCCTTCGCTTTGCGGATTTGGAAATGGGGAAGCACAACGTTACGATCCTAATCAGGCTACAATTGTAAAAGAAGGAACAAATAGTTACCTAAATATTCAGGCGAAGTACGAGCCAAATGCATCATTCCCGCAGCAACCGTATTCGTCTGCAAAACTGACAACGGAAGGAAAATATGCCGTTAAATATGGTAGAATTGAAGCTCGTATGAAATTATCTTCGGGAATGGGAGCGTGGCCGGCCTTCTGGATGTTACCGGCAGGCACATCAAATTGGCCTTTTACAGGTGAAATTGATATCATGGAAGCCAAGCACAGGAATCCGCAATCTATAGACGGAACCATTCATTACGACGGGGGCGGCTATCATTATACAGGAAGAAGCTATAGCTCACCAACTGATTTGTCGACTGAATTTCACGTTTATGCGGTAGAATGGGGACCAAATAGTATCAAATGGTTTATTGATGGAAATTTATTTCACACCGCTACACCAAATACAACCGTAAACGGCGGATGGCCTTTTAATGATCAGCAGTTTTATATTATTTTAAATCTGGCTGTTGGTAGTGTAGGAACGCCTTATACAAGTGTAAACGGTGCAGGAGTGGAGCCAATTCCGGCTGATTTTCCGGCCAAACTACAAGTTGATTACGTTCGCGTTTACAGCGGTAGTTTTACTTACGGAGTTATTGGTGATGCAAAAGTATATCATAATGAAACGGGTAAAACCTATTCTATAAATGCAATCGCAGGAGGAACTTACAACTGGACGGTTCCGGCTGGAGCCACAATTACTTCAGGACAAGGTACAAACACGATTACTGTTAACTGGGGAACATCTGGGGGAGATGTTGCTGTAGCTACAACAGTTTCGGGCTGTGCCGCAAATACTTATAAACTAGCGGTAACAACAGAAGCGCCATTACCAGTGGAGAGAATTCACGAAGATTTTCAATCAAACCGTAATATCGTCTACGGAAACAAAACCGGAGTTTTGACTGAAGCTGTTGCGAATCCATCGGCTACGGGAATTAATACTTCTGCTTCAGTTGGAAAATATGTTCGTAATGCCTCTGAATTATATGATGTTTTGAATATCAAAAATGTAACAATCAGCAATGCAAATGATTATGTGTATGGCAGAAAAAAGCTTTCTTTTGATATTTATACATCAGCACCGGTTGGTACGAAGATTTCTATGCAGCTAGAGAATAGCCTCGTAACAACAGCAACCAATTTTCCTTCAGGAAGACATAGTGGTTACAAAGCCACGACAACGGTACAAAACAAATGGGAAACAATTGAATTTGAATTCGAAAAAGTAATTGACCCAAATACAAGTGCCTTGACGATCAATAATGTTGTATTTCTTTTTGAATCGAATTCGAATTCAGGTGCAACTTATTATTTCGATAATCTGCTCACAAAAGCAGCACCCGAGAAACCAATTATTGCTACCGATGTTTTGCAAAACTACGATGGCATTAATAAAATCATAAAAGGAACTACAACCGGAACGTATACTGTAGTAGCGAATCCGGGAGCAAATTCAGTTAACTCCTCTGCTAATGTCGCGAGATATGTTCGAAATGTAACCGAACAATACGATGTGTTATTCTTCAACACACAAAGCACAATTGAAGATGCAGGTTTACTGAAAAATCAGACCAATAAAATCATGATTGATGTCTATACTTCAGCACCAATCGGTACGGTTGTAAGTTTGAATTTAGAGAATAGTGCAACATCGCTTCCGGCAAATTTCCCAACGGGAAGAAACAGTAATTATGTCGCGATTACCACCAAACAAAATCAATGGGAAACACTTACATTCTATTATAATTCAAGTCCAGATGCGGGAACTTCAAATCTGGCGATTAACCAAATGGTTATTTTAGCCAACTCAGGTTCTTACACCAGCGACACCTATTATTTTGATAACATCAGAATTGGTTCAACCAAACTTCCGGATACATTTACACCCGGAGTAGTTTATGAAGATTATCAAACCGTTCACAATATCACTTTTAGAGATGCCATCGGAACTTATACGCCAAACACGGCTAATCCAAACGCAAGCGGCATTAATACTTCTTCAAACGTTGGAAAATATGTTAGAAAAGCAACGGAATTGTATGATAATTTTTCATTCAATACCACTTTAACCAACATTGGAGATTTCAAAGCGGGTACTAAAAAGTTTGCGATGGATGTATACACTTCTGCACCGGTTGGATCTATAATTTCATGGCAGGCAGAAAGCAGCGCTTCAATTCCGTCAAATTATCCTGTCGGAAGACATAGTATTTATCAAGGTGTAGTAAAACAAAGTAATGCCTGGCACACCGTTACTTTTACGTATGCAAGTTCGCCGGATGCATCGACATTAGACAGCGAAGTAAATCGTTTTGTTTTCTTGTTAGAACCGGGAACGAGTTCTGGAAATACTTATTATTTTGATAATCTAAGAGCATTAAATTTAGTTTCTACAGAAAATCCGCCAGCAACTTTGCCAGCACCATGGGTTAGTACCGATTTAGGTGCCGTAACTCCAGCCGGAGAAGCAACGCATGCCAGTGGGACTTTTACCATCAAAGGTTCAGGAAATGACATTTGGGAAACCAGCGACCAATTTCAATTTGTAAACCAACCGATTACAGGTGATGCTGAAATTATTGCCAAAGTAAATTCGTTAACCAATACCAATACTTACGCAAAAGCAGGAGTAATGTTCCGAGAAACACTTACGCCAACTTCTAAACATGCTATGACCGATGTAAGTGCGGCGGCAGGTGTAGAATTTCTATCAAGAGATGCTGTTTCAGGAATCACAACTGCTTCTGTAGCGGCAGGAACGGCTCCAAAATGGATTCGTATTGTCAGATCAGGAAACATTTTCACCTCTTATACTTCAGATAACGGAACGACGTGGACGCAACTTGGTAGCCCAAGAACGATTGCCATGGCAAGTACTATTTATGTGGGTATGGCTGTAACATCCCATGCAAATGGAACTTTGGCAACGGGAGTTTTTAGCGATGTTATCGTTCGAAATATCACTGCTCCAACTAATACCAATTTAGCCTTGGCAAAAACAACTACAGCATCTACAGAAGAAAATGCTACTTATTCTTCGGCGAAAGCCACAGACGGAGATGCAGGAACACGTTGGGCAAGTAGTTTTGCCAATACAAGCGAATGGATTTATGTTGATTTGGGAAGCAATTACAACATTAACCGCGTGGTTTTGAAATGGGAAGCTGCTTTTGCAACCCAATATAAAATACAGATTTCTACAGATAATGTTTTCACCGAAAATGAAACTGTAAATACACAAACGGCCAGCGATGGAGGAACCGATGATTTAGCGGTAAGCGGAACAGGAAGATATATCCGAATTTTATGCAACACTAAAGCTTTGACTCCATACGGGTATTCGCTATTCGAAATTGAAGCGTACGGAGCTGCTTCGACAGCCAAAAAAGCTGCTGTAGCTCTGGAAGATACGCAAGTGATAGCAACAGAATTTGTGATGTATCCAAATCCGGCGAGTAATTATATTCAACTTTCAATACCTGAAAAATTAGACAATAAAGTGATCACAATTTACAATGAATCAGGAACATTACTGCTAGATAAAAAACTGGATGCTGATGTTAATGAAAGTCAGATTGACATTAGTCAATTTAAAAGAGGCATTTATATTCTGAATTTCAAATCAGATCAAAAAAGCTGGTCTAAAAAACTGATTAAGCAATAA
- a CDS encoding beta-1,3-glucanase family protein, translating into MRNFKLLKTFFAVVLFALLSNFMYGQGPIPFTISNTSTFNDNELYVAIVGIDYTTGNHVWVNAKTSQVLPMSSSYNTVTGPTIGGNTGPGQNSKYANCFTKLSEIPNKTFTLPQIAGCRVFIAKGQQLYFYFFGATGAPSGYTSPNPLNATDPNQGILYEIIELTNNQYGFFGNPSRVDSYKYPMGLELFGANGYQKRVGELKKHADIVASFKANVPSEFQGCVNDATGEITAPSKTPAFADGTGGTSVGPQANYLKSYIDAIWNKYKNEDLIFYAGDAGVFKGRVIGEQLEMVGQSGGFTGRTGRVQNRPSTQEALEGKGVLDRRLVDGDLDLVIQAQLTAAINRHVVNTTTANPGQQNWYDASKFYQVNPTNHYSKFWHLPGISVDNLAYGFAYDDVADQSPSLHSPQPTKVIAAFGGYAGSVPSVPATTDVITVYKDCNYTGFSGGLTIGDYNLARLNTLGVLNDDISSLKVTKGFQAILYQDDNFTGASTVINSDNSCLNTTWNDKVTSIRILANGTTTLGNQTFFLQNRNSNLNMDVWNASNANGANVAQGTVNGANNQKFTFTHLGDGMYKIIANHSGQSLDVNNFNKDNGANVEQYPYNATPNQQFILVATGDGFYKIVARHSGKLIEVAGASTTNGANVQQWQDNGQTCAQWKLVPATTSQTSVLIQAEDYSAMSGIQVEATTDTGGGSNVGYTETGDWIAYNSINFPTTGSYLIEYRVASGVTGGKLSSDLNGGTIVLGNVDIPNTGGWQNWQTVSQTVNVNAGTYNFGIYIQNTGMNINWIKITKVGAGLAAKTALASAEEETPIETVLNVYPSPVESTLFVTTDISGENIKIVDSQTGAVVSTQKGNNNGIDVSHLRKGIYLIVFEKEGKQTIKRFIKK; encoded by the coding sequence ATGAGAAATTTTAAATTACTAAAAACCTTTTTTGCAGTAGTGCTCTTCGCATTGCTATCCAATTTTATGTATGGGCAGGGACCTATACCTTTTACCATCAGCAATACCTCCACCTTTAACGACAACGAATTGTATGTTGCTATTGTGGGTATTGATTACACCACCGGAAATCACGTTTGGGTAAATGCCAAAACGAGTCAGGTTTTACCAATGAGTTCGTCTTATAACACGGTTACAGGACCAACAATTGGCGGCAACACCGGTCCGGGACAAAACTCAAAATATGCCAATTGTTTTACCAAATTGAGTGAGATTCCCAATAAGACTTTTACACTGCCACAAATTGCAGGCTGTAGAGTTTTTATTGCCAAAGGACAACAGCTGTATTTTTACTTTTTTGGAGCCACTGGAGCCCCTTCTGGTTATACTTCTCCGAACCCGTTGAATGCAACCGATCCGAATCAGGGAATTTTATATGAAATCATCGAATTGACTAATAATCAATATGGTTTCTTCGGAAATCCTTCAAGAGTTGATTCGTATAAATACCCAATGGGATTAGAGTTATTTGGAGCAAACGGCTATCAGAAAAGAGTAGGTGAATTAAAAAAGCATGCTGATATTGTGGCGTCTTTTAAAGCTAATGTTCCATCAGAGTTTCAGGGTTGTGTAAATGATGCGACAGGAGAAATTACAGCGCCATCAAAAACGCCTGCATTTGCAGATGGAACCGGAGGAACTTCAGTAGGACCTCAGGCCAATTATCTAAAATCTTATATTGATGCCATTTGGAACAAATATAAAAATGAAGATTTAATATTTTATGCCGGAGATGCCGGAGTTTTCAAAGGAAGAGTAATTGGAGAACAACTTGAAATGGTTGGACAATCAGGAGGTTTTACAGGCCGTACCGGAAGAGTTCAAAACCGACCTTCGACTCAGGAAGCGCTCGAAGGAAAAGGTGTTCTGGACAGAAGACTGGTCGACGGAGATTTAGATCTTGTTATTCAGGCCCAATTAACGGCGGCAATCAACAGACATGTTGTAAACACAACCACTGCAAATCCGGGACAGCAGAACTGGTATGATGCCTCAAAATTCTATCAGGTAAATCCAACGAATCATTATTCTAAATTTTGGCATTTGCCAGGCATTAGTGTTGATAATCTGGCTTATGGATTTGCATATGATGACGTGGCTGATCAATCACCTTCTCTTCATTCTCCACAACCAACAAAAGTAATTGCTGCTTTTGGAGGATATGCCGGATCAGTTCCTTCAGTGCCTGCGACAACAGATGTGATTACGGTTTATAAAGATTGTAATTACACCGGGTTTTCCGGAGGATTAACTATTGGAGATTATAATTTGGCACGTTTGAATACTTTGGGCGTTTTAAATGATGATATTTCTTCGCTTAAAGTGACAAAAGGTTTTCAGGCAATTTTGTATCAGGATGATAATTTTACCGGAGCTTCAACCGTAATCAATTCGGATAATTCTTGTTTGAATACAACATGGAATGACAAAGTAACTTCTATCAGAATTCTTGCAAACGGAACCACTACTTTAGGAAATCAGACTTTCTTTTTACAAAACAGAAATAGTAATTTGAATATGGATGTTTGGAACGCAAGTAATGCAAACGGTGCCAATGTTGCACAGGGAACTGTAAACGGAGCAAACAATCAGAAATTTACATTTACACATTTGGGTGACGGTATGTATAAAATTATTGCCAACCACAGCGGCCAGTCTTTAGACGTAAATAACTTTAATAAAGATAATGGTGCCAATGTAGAGCAATATCCATACAATGCCACTCCAAATCAGCAATTTATATTGGTTGCAACAGGCGATGGCTTTTATAAAATCGTAGCCAGACACAGTGGTAAACTAATAGAAGTTGCAGGTGCAAGTACGACAAATGGTGCCAATGTTCAGCAATGGCAGGATAACGGTCAGACTTGTGCACAATGGAAATTAGTTCCCGCTACAACTTCTCAAACTTCTGTTTTAATTCAGGCCGAAGATTATTCTGCCATGAGCGGAATTCAGGTTGAAGCAACTACAGATACAGGAGGAGGTTCGAATGTAGGTTATACTGAAACAGGTGACTGGATTGCTTACAACAGCATAAATTTTCCAACTACTGGTTCTTATTTAATCGAATACAGAGTGGCAAGTGGCGTAACTGGCGGTAAATTATCATCTGATTTAAATGGAGGAACTATTGTATTAGGTAATGTAGATATTCCGAATACTGGAGGATGGCAAAACTGGCAAACGGTTTCTCAAACGGTAAATGTGAATGCCGGAACCTACAATTTTGGAATTTATATTCAGAATACCGGAATGAATATTAACTGGATAAAAATCACAAAAGTTGGGGCTGGTTTAGCTGCTAAAACGGCTTTAGCTTCCGCTGAAGAAGAAACTCCGATTGAAACAGTTTTAAATGTTTATCCAAGTCCGGTTGAAAGCACACTTTTTGTTACCACAGATATTTCCGGAGAAAACATAAAAATAGTGGATTCACAAACCGGAGCGGTTGTTTCAACTCAAAAAGGCAATAATAACGGTATCGATGTTTCGCACTTAAGAAAAGGAATCTATTTGATTGTTTTTGAAAAAGAGGGCAAACAGACGATCAAACGTTTCATTAAAAAATAA